In a single window of the Burkholderia contaminans genome:
- a CDS encoding H-NS family nucleoid-associated regulatory protein, which translates to MSGYRELKAQADELMKRVEEARLAELEVVIQEVRNRIAEYGLTASQIFGRPGGPGKRGARGTVSEPRYRDPKTGATWNGRGREPGWIKGGRRERFLIERNAG; encoded by the coding sequence ATGTCCGGTTATCGCGAATTGAAGGCGCAAGCCGACGAGTTGATGAAGCGTGTCGAGGAAGCGCGGCTCGCCGAACTCGAGGTCGTCATACAGGAGGTTCGCAACCGTATCGCCGAATACGGGCTGACCGCGAGTCAGATATTCGGCCGTCCGGGCGGCCCCGGAAAAAGGGGCGCGCGAGGGACCGTGTCCGAACCCAGGTATCGCGATCCGAAAACCGGCGCGACATGGAACGGCCGCGGTCGTGAGCCCGGCTGGATCAAGGGAGGCCGTCGGGAACGCTTTCTGATCGAGCGCAACGCCGGTTGA
- a CDS encoding phosphatase PAP2 family protein, which produces MWAAVSDLGDAAMTLPLAVACIVWLTRSSVGRHGAAAWALMLAAGMALVGVTKLLYAGCGIQIRAIDFRVISGHTMLASAVWPMACAIALAGCAPIRPSTSLSLGLALGALIGVARVFDDAHTPSEVVAGWIVGSVVVLSFVRRHGAPRIDARYRMLAAGSLIAVSAAAYGRHAPIQAAIELYSPFLCGRYAMPH; this is translated from the coding sequence ATGTGGGCGGCCGTCAGCGATCTCGGCGACGCGGCAATGACGTTGCCGCTTGCCGTCGCCTGCATCGTCTGGCTGACGCGCTCGAGCGTCGGGCGGCATGGCGCGGCGGCATGGGCGCTGATGCTTGCCGCGGGCATGGCGCTGGTCGGCGTCACCAAGTTGCTGTATGCCGGCTGCGGCATCCAGATTCGCGCGATCGATTTCCGCGTGATCAGCGGACATACGATGCTCGCGTCGGCGGTATGGCCGATGGCCTGCGCGATTGCGCTGGCCGGCTGCGCGCCGATCCGGCCGAGCACCTCGCTGTCGCTCGGGCTGGCGCTCGGCGCACTGATCGGCGTTGCACGCGTGTTCGACGATGCGCACACGCCGTCGGAAGTCGTCGCCGGCTGGATCGTCGGCTCCGTGGTCGTGCTGTCGTTCGTGCGGCGGCACGGTGCGCCGCGCATCGACGCCCGCTACCGGATGCTCGCCGCCGGCTCGCTGATTGCCGTGTCGGCCGCCGCGTATGGCCGTCACGCACCGATCCAGGCCGCGATCGAGCTGTACTCGCCATTTCTGTGCGGGCGCTACGCCATGCCGCACTGA
- a CDS encoding sugar ABC transporter ATP-binding protein has product MERSPVVEMIGIDKSFPGVNALQRVNFRLFPGEIHALMGQNGAGKSTLINVLTGVHAHDAGEIRVGGAPVNFAAPREAEAAGIQTLYQEVNLCANLSVAENIFAGRQPMRRGAIDWNTIHARSRAALAELDLSLDVTRSLDAYPIAVQQMVAIARAVSVDARVLILDEPTSSLDDGEVARLFDVLRRLKASGIAILFVTHFLEQTYAVSDRITVMRNGEREGEYLARDLPVDVLVAKMTGRERMSDTLQAGAAAVERTAGEAEPFLSMQQVGRRGMMSPLDLDVRPGEIVGLAGLLGSGRTETAQLAFAAERADTGAIEIDGARTRLASPHDAVRNGIAYCPEDRKKEGIVAALSIRENIILALQARRGWWRLIGRARQRELADTYIARLGIKARDAEQPIGLLSGGNQQKVLLARWLATEPKLLILDEPTRGIDVAAKFDIMERVLALCAQGLAILFISSEISEVVRVSHRIAVLRDRRKVAELTGADASEEQVYRLIAGGQS; this is encoded by the coding sequence ATGGAGAGATCGCCGGTGGTCGAGATGATCGGCATCGACAAGTCGTTTCCGGGCGTGAACGCGCTGCAGCGCGTGAACTTCCGGCTGTTTCCGGGTGAGATCCACGCGCTGATGGGCCAGAACGGCGCGGGCAAGTCGACGCTGATCAACGTGCTCACCGGCGTGCATGCGCACGACGCGGGCGAGATTCGCGTCGGCGGCGCGCCGGTGAATTTCGCCGCGCCGCGTGAGGCCGAGGCGGCCGGCATCCAGACGCTCTACCAGGAAGTGAACCTGTGCGCGAACCTGTCGGTCGCGGAGAACATCTTCGCGGGCCGGCAGCCGATGCGGCGCGGCGCGATCGACTGGAACACGATCCATGCGCGCTCGCGCGCGGCGCTGGCCGAACTCGACCTGTCGCTCGACGTCACGCGCTCGCTCGACGCGTATCCGATCGCCGTGCAGCAGATGGTGGCGATCGCACGGGCCGTGTCGGTCGACGCGCGCGTGTTGATTCTCGACGAGCCGACGTCGAGCCTCGACGACGGCGAGGTCGCGCGGCTGTTCGACGTGCTGCGTCGGCTGAAGGCATCGGGCATCGCGATCCTGTTCGTCACGCACTTTCTCGAGCAGACCTATGCGGTGTCCGACCGGATCACCGTGATGCGCAACGGCGAGCGCGAAGGCGAGTATCTCGCGCGCGACTTGCCGGTCGACGTGCTGGTCGCGAAGATGACCGGCCGCGAACGGATGTCCGACACGCTGCAGGCCGGTGCGGCAGCGGTCGAACGCACCGCGGGCGAGGCGGAACCGTTCCTGTCGATGCAGCAGGTCGGCCGGCGCGGGATGATGAGCCCGCTCGACCTCGACGTGCGGCCCGGCGAGATCGTCGGGCTGGCCGGGCTGCTCGGCTCGGGGCGCACCGAAACCGCGCAGCTGGCATTCGCCGCGGAACGTGCGGACACCGGCGCGATCGAGATCGACGGCGCACGCACGCGGCTCGCGTCGCCGCACGACGCGGTCCGCAACGGCATCGCGTATTGCCCGGAGGATCGCAAGAAGGAGGGCATCGTCGCCGCGCTGTCGATCCGCGAGAACATCATTCTCGCGCTGCAGGCGCGGCGCGGCTGGTGGCGGCTGATCGGGCGGGCACGGCAGCGCGAGCTCGCCGATACGTACATCGCACGGCTCGGCATCAAGGCGCGCGACGCGGAGCAGCCGATCGGGCTGCTGTCGGGCGGCAACCAGCAGAAGGTGCTGCTCGCGCGCTGGCTCGCGACGGAGCCGAAGCTGCTGATCCTCGACGAGCCGACGCGCGGCATCGACGTCGCCGCGAAATTCGACATCATGGAGCGCGTGCTCGCGCTGTGCGCGCAAGGGCTCGCGATCCTGTTCATCTCGTCGGAGATCAGCGAAGTCGTGCGCGTGAGCCACCGGATCGCGGTGTTGCGCGACCGCCGCAAGGTCGCCGAACTCACCGGCGCCGATGCATCCGAGGAGCAGGTGTACCGGCTGATCGCGGGGGGCCAGTCATGA
- a CDS encoding ABC transporter permease — protein MTLLRTLFRHSLAWPVLTLVLLFALDVAHRPGFLSITLLDGHLFGAPVDILNRAAPLVIVSLGMTLVIATRGIDISVGAIVAIAGAAAAIVLDADPSRVGTALAAALGVGLLAGAWNGLLVAFVGMQPIIATLILMVAGRGVAQLLTGGQIIPIGAPGYLALGGGYLAAAPCAVWIALATIAATALLVNRTALGLFIRAIGVNPVATRLVGLRSGAIVFGVYLCSGVMSALAGILASSNVRSADGNNAGLLLELDAILAVTLGGTSLLGGRFSLAGSVLGALIIQTLTYTTYSIGVPPEATLVVKAVVVIVVTLIQSDAARALVVRHASRLLSSARSRATSGATPR, from the coding sequence ATGACGCTGCTGCGCACGCTGTTTCGTCATTCGCTCGCGTGGCCTGTGTTGACGCTCGTGCTGCTGTTCGCGCTCGACGTCGCGCATCGCCCGGGCTTCCTGTCGATCACGCTGCTCGACGGTCACCTGTTCGGCGCGCCGGTCGACATCCTGAACCGCGCGGCGCCGCTCGTGATCGTGTCGCTCGGGATGACGCTCGTGATCGCGACCCGCGGGATCGACATCTCGGTCGGCGCGATCGTCGCGATCGCAGGGGCGGCCGCGGCGATCGTGCTCGACGCGGACCCGTCGCGGGTCGGCACGGCACTGGCCGCCGCGCTCGGCGTCGGGCTGCTGGCCGGCGCATGGAACGGGCTGCTGGTGGCGTTCGTCGGGATGCAGCCGATCATCGCGACGCTGATCCTGATGGTGGCCGGCCGCGGCGTCGCGCAACTGCTGACGGGCGGCCAGATCATCCCGATCGGCGCGCCCGGCTACCTCGCGCTCGGCGGCGGCTATCTCGCGGCCGCGCCGTGCGCGGTGTGGATCGCGCTGGCGACGATCGCCGCGACCGCGCTGCTGGTGAACCGCACCGCGCTCGGGCTGTTCATCCGTGCGATCGGCGTGAACCCGGTCGCGACACGGCTCGTGGGGTTGCGCTCGGGCGCGATCGTGTTCGGCGTGTACCTGTGCTCGGGCGTGATGTCGGCGCTCGCGGGCATCCTGGCCAGCTCGAACGTGCGCAGCGCCGACGGCAACAACGCGGGGCTGCTGCTCGAACTCGACGCGATCCTCGCGGTGACGCTCGGCGGCACGTCGCTGCTCGGCGGCCGCTTCAGCCTCGCCGGCTCGGTGCTCGGCGCGCTGATCATCCAGACGCTCACCTACACGACCTATTCGATCGGCGTGCCGCCGGAGGCGACGCTCGTCGTCAAGGCGGTCGTCGTGATCGTCGTGACGCTGATCCAGTCGGACGCGGCGCGCGCGCTGGTCGTCCGGCACGCGTCGCGGCTGCTGTCATCCGCGCGTTCGCGCGCCACCTCCGGAGCGACGCCGCGATGA
- the yjfF gene encoding galactofuranose ABC transporter, permease protein YjfF, with the protein MNRFLGRLADPRTLPIVVTVVLFAALFGFGSVTYTGFFSMQVLTGLLVDNAFLLIVAIGMTFVIVSGGIDLSVGSVVALTTIFCAVGAERLHWPVWVIVPLALAFGALYGAAMGALIHYFRLQPFIVTLAGMFLARGACFLITTQSITINEPVFHAIAGFSVPVGGGTLSAGALIALATLAGAIYVAHFTRFGRNVYAIGGNERSALLMGLPVARTKVGVYALSGFCSALGGVVFTLYVLSGYGLQAQGMELDAIAATVIGGTLLTGGVGYVIGSVFGVGILGTIQVLITFDGTLSSWWTRIVVGALLCVFCVLQRVIERHAARRRTGGTGLGAPRSKRGPAQARPASPDEDAALVSTMRRL; encoded by the coding sequence ATGAACCGATTCCTTGGCCGGCTCGCCGATCCGCGCACACTGCCGATCGTCGTGACGGTCGTGCTGTTCGCCGCGCTGTTCGGCTTCGGGTCCGTGACCTACACGGGCTTTTTCTCGATGCAGGTGCTGACCGGGCTGCTCGTCGACAACGCCTTCCTGCTGATCGTCGCGATCGGGATGACGTTCGTGATCGTGTCGGGCGGGATCGACCTGTCGGTCGGCTCGGTCGTCGCGCTGACGACGATCTTCTGCGCGGTCGGCGCCGAGCGGCTGCACTGGCCCGTGTGGGTGATCGTGCCGCTGGCGCTCGCGTTCGGCGCGCTGTACGGCGCGGCGATGGGTGCGTTGATCCATTATTTCCGGCTGCAGCCGTTCATCGTCACGCTGGCCGGGATGTTTCTCGCACGCGGCGCGTGCTTCCTGATCACGACGCAGTCGATCACGATCAACGAGCCGGTGTTTCATGCGATCGCGGGCTTCAGCGTGCCGGTGGGCGGCGGCACGTTGAGCGCGGGCGCGTTGATCGCGCTTGCGACGCTGGCCGGCGCGATCTACGTCGCGCATTTCACGCGCTTCGGCCGCAACGTCTACGCGATCGGCGGCAACGAGCGTTCGGCGCTGCTGATGGGGCTGCCGGTCGCGCGCACGAAGGTCGGCGTGTACGCGCTGAGCGGCTTCTGTTCGGCGCTCGGCGGCGTGGTCTTCACGCTGTACGTGCTGTCGGGCTACGGGTTGCAGGCACAGGGGATGGAGCTCGACGCGATCGCCGCGACCGTGATCGGCGGCACGCTGCTCACCGGCGGCGTGGGCTACGTGATCGGCTCGGTGTTCGGGGTCGGCATCCTCGGCACGATCCAGGTGCTGATCACGTTCGACGGCACGTTGAGTTCGTGGTGGACGCGGATCGTGGTCGGCGCGCTGCTGTGCGTGTTCTGCGTGCTGCAACGGGTGATCGAACGGCACGCGGCGCGGCGGCGCACGGGCGGCACGGGGCTTGGGGCGCCGAGGTCGAAACGGGGCCCCGCACAGGCGCGGCCGGCATCGCCCGACGAGGATGCCGCGCTGGTTTCGACGATGCGGCGGCTGTAG
- a CDS encoding ABC transporter substrate-binding protein, which yields MTFIRKLAAGAIVAAAAVLAGGAHAQQKPITLGFSQVGAESAWRTANTVSVKGAAKDAGINLKFSDAQQKQENQIRAIRSFIAQKVDVIAFSPVVESGWEPVLTEAKAAHIPVILTDRGVDVKDPSLYVTMIGSDFLEEGRRAGHWLEERYKNDAGPINIVELQGTVGSAPANDRRAGLLEVIKNNPKFKVIASQSGDFTLAGGKQVMEAFAKTYGKQINVVYAHNDDMALGAIQAMEEAGIKPGKDVSVVSFDATKGGFQAMVAGKINVDVECSPLLGPQLMSAVKDVVAGKQLPKRIVTNETVFPMNVAAQVLPTRKY from the coding sequence ATGACATTCATCAGGAAGCTGGCAGCCGGCGCGATCGTTGCCGCGGCGGCGGTGCTGGCCGGCGGCGCGCACGCGCAGCAGAAACCGATCACGCTCGGGTTCTCGCAGGTCGGCGCGGAAAGCGCGTGGCGCACCGCGAACACCGTGTCGGTGAAGGGCGCGGCGAAGGACGCCGGCATCAACCTGAAATTCTCCGACGCGCAGCAGAAGCAGGAGAACCAGATCCGCGCGATCCGCTCGTTCATTGCGCAGAAGGTCGACGTGATCGCGTTCTCGCCGGTCGTCGAATCGGGCTGGGAGCCCGTGCTGACCGAAGCGAAGGCCGCCCACATCCCGGTGATCCTGACCGACCGCGGCGTCGACGTGAAGGACCCGTCGCTGTACGTGACGATGATCGGCTCCGACTTCCTCGAGGAAGGACGGCGCGCGGGCCACTGGCTCGAGGAGCGCTACAAGAACGACGCAGGCCCGATCAATATCGTCGAGCTGCAGGGCACGGTCGGTTCCGCGCCGGCCAACGATCGTCGCGCGGGCCTGCTCGAAGTGATCAAGAACAATCCGAAATTCAAGGTGATCGCGTCACAGAGCGGCGACTTCACGCTCGCCGGCGGCAAGCAGGTGATGGAAGCGTTCGCGAAGACCTACGGCAAGCAGATCAACGTCGTCTACGCGCACAACGACGACATGGCGCTCGGCGCGATCCAGGCGATGGAAGAGGCCGGCATCAAACCCGGCAAGGACGTGAGCGTCGTGTCGTTCGACGCGACGAAGGGCGGCTTCCAGGCGATGGTCGCCGGCAAGATCAACGTCGACGTCGAATGCAGCCCGCTGCTCGGCCCGCAACTGATGAGCGCGGTGAAGGACGTCGTCGCCGGCAAGCAGTTGCCCAAGCGCATCGTGACGAACGAGACGGTGTTCCCGATGAACGTCGCGGCCCAGGTGCTGCCGACCCGCAAGTACTGA
- the galU gene encoding UTP--glucose-1-phosphate uridylyltransferase GalU — MLKVTKAVFPVAGLGTRFLPATKASPKEMLPVVDKPLIQYAVEEAIDAGITEMIFVTGRSKRAIEDHFDKSYEIEAELEARGKEKLLSLVRSIKPSHVDCFYVRQAEALGLGHAVLCAEKLVGDQPFAVILADDLLDGPTPVLRQMIDVFDHYHASVIGVEEIAPEASKSYGVIDGKRWEDNLFKLSGIVEKPEPAKAPSNFGVVGRYVLKPKVFEHLRALRPGAGGELQLTDAIQSLLTDEQVLAHRYDGTRFDCGSKLGYLKATVEFALRHPEVAADFESFLTARMSALQAA, encoded by the coding sequence ATGTTGAAAGTGACGAAAGCCGTATTTCCGGTTGCCGGTCTCGGCACGCGATTTCTGCCTGCAACCAAGGCCAGCCCGAAGGAGATGCTGCCTGTCGTGGACAAGCCGCTCATTCAATATGCGGTCGAAGAAGCCATCGATGCCGGTATCACCGAAATGATCTTCGTGACGGGCCGCAGCAAACGGGCGATCGAAGACCACTTCGACAAATCCTATGAGATCGAGGCCGAGCTCGAGGCGCGCGGCAAGGAAAAACTGCTGTCGCTCGTGCGCAGCATCAAACCGAGCCACGTCGACTGCTTCTACGTTCGCCAGGCCGAAGCACTGGGGCTCGGCCATGCCGTGCTGTGCGCGGAAAAGCTCGTCGGCGACCAGCCGTTCGCGGTGATCCTCGCCGACGACTTGCTGGACGGCCCGACGCCCGTGTTGCGCCAGATGATCGACGTGTTCGATCACTATCACGCGTCGGTGATCGGCGTGGAGGAGATCGCGCCCGAGGCGTCGAAATCCTATGGCGTCATCGACGGCAAGCGCTGGGAGGACAACCTCTTCAAGCTATCCGGGATCGTCGAGAAACCGGAGCCCGCGAAAGCGCCGTCGAATTTCGGCGTCGTCGGCCGCTACGTGCTGAAGCCGAAGGTGTTCGAACATCTGCGTGCGCTGCGTCCGGGCGCCGGTGGCGAACTGCAACTGACGGACGCGATCCAGTCGCTGCTGACCGACGAGCAGGTGCTCGCGCATCGCTACGACGGCACGCGTTTCGATTGCGGCAGCAAGCTCGGCTATCTGAAGGCGACGGTCGAGTTCGCGTTGCGCCACCCTGAAGTGGCCGCGGATTTCGAGAGTTTTCTGACCGCGCGCATGTCGGCGCTGCAGGCCGCCTGA
- a CDS encoding DNA topoisomerase IB: MKKRAPPQPNARVPAGPLRHVDDRRPGYTRRPVRNGFAYYGPDGVRVRDADEIARINSLAIPPAYTDVWICMDPRGHLQATGRDARGRKQYRYHPLWRETRDANKYARMAAFARALPRIRARVTRDLALPGMPRDKIVATIVRLLDTTLARIGNAEYARENGSYGLTTLRKRHLKIQPGQVQLRFAGKSGIEHDVTVDDARVARIVRRCAELPGHELFQYVDDDGVRRPVGSSDVNDYLREAGGADFTAKDYRTWAGSVHALGLLRRTEHRGVTHARKQIVETVRAVAELLRNTPAVCRRCYIHPAVLDAFEAGALATLAVSRTPRGLRVDEAAFVALLRYAGRRIGK; the protein is encoded by the coding sequence ATGAAGAAGCGCGCCCCGCCGCAGCCGAATGCACGCGTGCCTGCCGGGCCGCTGCGTCACGTCGACGACCGCCGCCCCGGCTATACACGCCGGCCGGTCCGCAATGGGTTCGCGTATTACGGGCCGGACGGTGTGCGAGTGCGCGACGCCGACGAAATTGCCCGTATCAACTCGCTGGCGATTCCACCCGCGTACACCGATGTGTGGATCTGCATGGACCCGCGCGGTCATCTTCAGGCAACCGGCCGCGATGCACGCGGGCGCAAGCAGTATCGCTATCACCCGCTGTGGCGCGAGACGCGAGACGCAAACAAGTACGCGCGGATGGCCGCGTTCGCGCGTGCGCTGCCGCGCATCCGCGCGCGCGTCACGCGCGATCTGGCGTTGCCGGGCATGCCGCGCGACAAAATCGTGGCGACGATCGTCCGCTTGCTCGACACGACGCTCGCGCGGATCGGCAACGCGGAATACGCACGCGAAAACGGCTCGTACGGGCTGACGACGTTGCGCAAGCGTCATTTGAAAATTCAGCCCGGCCAGGTTCAGCTGCGCTTCGCCGGCAAGAGCGGGATCGAACACGACGTGACGGTCGACGACGCGCGGGTCGCGCGGATCGTACGGCGCTGCGCCGAGCTGCCCGGGCACGAGCTGTTCCAGTATGTGGACGACGACGGCGTACGCCGTCCGGTCGGGTCGTCCGACGTGAACGACTACCTGCGCGAGGCCGGCGGCGCCGATTTCACCGCGAAGGATTACCGGACCTGGGCCGGCAGCGTGCATGCGCTCGGGTTGTTGCGGCGCACCGAGCATCGCGGCGTCACGCACGCGCGCAAGCAGATCGTCGAGACCGTGCGCGCGGTGGCCGAGCTATTGCGCAACACGCCGGCCGTGTGCCGGCGCTGCTACATCCATCCGGCCGTGCTCGATGCGTTCGAGGCGGGTGCGCTCGCCACGCTCGCGGTGTCGCGCACGCCGCGTGGGCTGCGCGTGGACGAAGCGGCGTTCGTCGCGTTGCTCCGCTACGCAGGTCGGCGCATCGGGAAATGA
- a CDS encoding flagellar transcriptional regulator FlhD: MLRADYEQGKRQLGISDDIAASIVALTPHQIEAIAASGELFCEFRIENAPGRA; this comes from the coding sequence ATGTTGCGTGCCGACTACGAGCAGGGCAAGCGGCAATTGGGTATCTCGGACGACATTGCCGCGTCCATCGTCGCATTGACGCCGCATCAGATCGAGGCAATTGCGGCAAGCGGCGAGCTGTTCTGTGAATTTCGTATCGAAAATGCGCCGGGGCGCGCGTGA